In the Peptoclostridium acidaminophilum DSM 3953 genome, one interval contains:
- a CDS encoding copper-translocating P-type ATPase, whose product MQNNHSTHNHGDKTHKHHGSHDHLAHHKMMIKDFKKRFYISLLITIPILILSPLIQEWLGFRIDFYGSSYILFLLASFLFFYGGWPFLSGLFKEIKDKSPGMMTLIAMAITVAYVYSSAVVFGLEGMLFFWELATLIDIMLLGHWIEMKSIVSASNALEKLAELMPDEAHLIKGADIVDISVNELSEGDVVLIKPGEKIPGDGIIVKGQSYIDESMLTGESIPVEKKEGNKLIGGSINGSGSFEMQIENTGDDSYLSKVINLVREAQESKSKTQLLADKAAFWLTMIALTVGFSTLVAWLFAGESLTFAIERMATVMVITCPHALGLAIPLVVARSTSLSAKNGLLIKNRTAFENSRKISIVLFDKTGTLTEGKFGVSSVKSSAASYTEKDIIKLASALEKKSEHPIARGILEEAQKLNISIPDVLDFEAIKGKGVQGFVDGENVKVVSPGYLKENKMEIPEHVKDEQLTVVFVLKNDDIIGTISLSDKIRKDSYEAIQKLKELGIKCWMLTGDNSQIAQKVHDELRLDGYFAEVLPHEKLEKVKELQSRNEYVAMTGDGVNDAPALAQADVGIAIGSGTDVAAETADIILVESNPKDVTSLILFGRATYKKMIQNLVWATGYNLFAIPLAAGVFYKWGIIISPAVGAILMSLSTVIVAINAKLLKVD is encoded by the coding sequence ATGCAGAATAATCACAGTACCCACAACCATGGCGATAAAACACATAAACATCATGGATCACATGATCACTTGGCACACCATAAAATGATGATTAAGGATTTCAAAAAAAGATTCTATATATCACTGCTCATTACAATCCCTATATTAATCCTATCTCCATTAATACAAGAGTGGCTTGGTTTTAGAATCGATTTTTATGGTAGCAGTTATATTCTTTTCTTGCTGGCGTCCTTCTTGTTCTTCTATGGAGGCTGGCCATTCCTATCTGGGTTGTTTAAAGAGATTAAAGATAAATCTCCTGGAATGATGACTTTGATTGCAATGGCAATAACCGTGGCGTATGTATACAGCAGTGCAGTGGTTTTCGGACTTGAAGGGATGCTGTTTTTCTGGGAATTGGCGACTTTGATTGATATAATGCTTTTGGGTCATTGGATTGAAATGAAATCTATTGTAAGTGCTTCAAATGCCCTTGAAAAGCTCGCGGAATTGATGCCGGACGAAGCTCATCTAATCAAAGGAGCCGATATTGTGGACATCAGCGTAAACGAGCTTTCAGAGGGAGACGTTGTACTGATTAAGCCGGGAGAGAAAATTCCAGGCGACGGAATTATTGTAAAAGGCCAAAGCTATATCGACGAATCGATGCTGACAGGTGAATCCATACCTGTTGAAAAAAAAGAAGGAAATAAACTGATTGGAGGTTCCATTAATGGAAGTGGATCCTTTGAAATGCAGATAGAAAACACCGGTGATGATTCGTATCTTTCAAAGGTAATAAACTTGGTACGCGAGGCACAAGAATCCAAATCAAAAACACAACTATTGGCTGACAAAGCTGCTTTCTGGCTTACGATGATAGCGTTAACTGTAGGGTTTTCGACTCTGGTAGCATGGTTGTTTGCTGGAGAGAGCCTTACATTTGCCATAGAACGAATGGCCACTGTGATGGTAATCACATGTCCTCATGCACTTGGACTTGCCATTCCTCTTGTAGTTGCCAGGTCAACTTCTCTTTCCGCAAAAAATGGGCTACTTATTAAAAATAGAACTGCTTTTGAAAATTCCAGAAAGATAAGTATAGTGCTATTTGACAAAACAGGTACGCTTACAGAAGGTAAGTTCGGAGTTAGTTCTGTAAAAAGTTCTGCTGCAAGCTATACTGAAAAGGATATAATAAAACTTGCATCCGCGCTGGAAAAAAAATCTGAGCACCCTATAGCTCGCGGAATATTAGAAGAAGCCCAAAAGCTGAACATTTCCATTCCTGACGTTTTAGATTTCGAGGCAATCAAGGGAAAAGGGGTACAGGGATTTGTCGATGGAGAAAATGTTAAAGTAGTAAGCCCTGGATACCTTAAAGAAAACAAGATGGAAATTCCAGAACATGTGAAAGATGAACAGCTTACGGTTGTCTTTGTATTAAAGAATGACGATATAATAGGGACAATAAGCCTTTCGGACAAGATAAGGAAAGACTCGTATGAAGCAATTCAAAAGCTGAAGGAGCTAGGAATTAAATGTTGGATGCTTACAGGGGATAATAGTCAGATAGCTCAAAAAGTTCATGACGAATTGAGACTTGATGGATATTTTGCTGAAGTTCTTCCTCATGAAAAACTAGAAAAGGTGAAAGAGCTTCAATCTAGAAATGAATATGTTGCCATGACCGGAGATGGAGTAAACGATGCACCTGCCCTTGCCCAAGCAGATGTAGGAATTGCCATAGGATCGGGAACGGATGTTGCCGCAGAGACAGCCGATATAATACTAGTGGAGAGTAACCCAAAAGATGTCACTTCACTTATACTGTTTGGTAGAGCGACCTACAAAAAAATGATACAAAATCTGGTGTGGGCTACTGGATATAATTTGTTTGCCATACCGCTTGCAGCAGGTGTTTTTTATAAGTGGGGAATTATAATTTCACCAGCTGTTGGTGCAATACTTATGTCACTTAGTACCGTAATTGTTGCGATTAATGCAAAGCTTTTGAAAGTCGATTAG
- a CDS encoding NADPH-dependent FMN reductase has protein sequence MVKIAIIVGSTRPGHKAEDVAKWVHEIAKKRSDAEFEIVDIADYDLPLLDEPIPPSMAQYSKPHTKAWAAKIAEFDGYVFVTPEYNHAVPGALKNAIDYLYAEWNNKAAGFVSYGTAGGARSVENLRLIMGELQVADVRAQVMLSLFYDFDNFSIFKPHPRHEESINTMLDQLISWSEALKTIREK, from the coding sequence ATGGTTAAAATAGCTATAATAGTTGGAAGCACTCGTCCGGGCCACAAAGCCGAGGATGTGGCCAAATGGGTACACGAGATAGCAAAAAAACGCAGCGACGCTGAATTCGAGATTGTAGACATAGCCGACTACGATCTTCCATTGCTTGACGAGCCTATCCCGCCTTCAATGGCTCAGTACTCTAAGCCTCACACAAAGGCTTGGGCTGCAAAAATAGCCGAGTTCGACGGTTATGTTTTCGTAACGCCTGAATACAACCACGCAGTTCCTGGTGCCCTTAAAAACGCCATAGATTACCTATACGCCGAGTGGAATAACAAGGCGGCAGGCTTTGTTAGCTACGGAACTGCAGGAGGCGCCCGCTCGGTTGAAAACCTAAGACTCATAATGGGTGAGCTCCAAGTAGCTGACGTTAGAGCACAGGTAATGCTTTCACTTTTCTATGACTTCGATAATTTCAGCATTTTTAAGCCTCACCCACGCCACGAAGAATCTATAAATACAATGCTAGACCAGCTTATATCCTGGAGCGAAGCTCTAAAAACCATTAGAGAGAAATAA
- a CDS encoding recombinase family protein, whose protein sequence is MDENRLWVKTLWEPLDEKSKSPLESKEEGIKVAAYCRVSNSKNSFISLQNQISYYTNLISSKPNWRLTGIYVENKISGATYDKRPGFKRMLRHAKEGRIDLILTKSVSRFARNSKELIEVVNQLKEDNVSIFFEAENIDTSLNYNSLLLHTYAAIAQDEIETNSQLVRLGAERKFIQGTPAFGNMYGYDKAEHEGKETFKINEHEAQIVLWIFEQFIGGKTYAQINRELISKGIETKKGNKSWSASYVRKIIMEIAYTGNKITRRRTKDLLTGKVKQTKDRDQYYIMNSHPAIISEEIFTTAQNIAKENGYGKQKRHKEPTHRPFSGRLTCGRCKGKFRAEYTYNWRCVNAFPSVGLCDAAKLKDKKLLQMSIRAFKERFDFKEQGAIKELIKTLHKINQNDHFEFHRLRYFAEIEIANGTECHEKALELIKEYEEFEKKVSKIEDDRVFRDKAVAWLEGIDSLEEFESTITVELARAWIASIEVYSEDAFIVMWIDEKETIIGPKKIKRIERHVEEKEKARFLANENLEHTDLGEEVDALLETQITGQYKEMPIGNINANVLKRKTAQSKIDFEAIKLEPGLGIEDVNSLKENLAKTKAASFIKENEKKLRVACYCRVSTHMDEQKVSLQTQIAYYTYLILKNPKYSYVGAFVDEGESGTSLTHRDDFNRMINEAKAGKIDLIITKSLSRFGRNIVDVLETIKTLRELPSPVHCYFEKENIHTADDKAPLLTSLMSSINQNEITGLSSSITWGIRKLAQRGIIHRTTDIYGYTIDKKRNWKVVPEEAKVIRFIAKEFIDGKSIKDIIVGLHEKGMKSPNGNEYWDDTKIREMLRSEKYKGDYLFQKTYTPDVIGSKPRKNNGEKMQYYIENHHPAIISGKDWDLIQEFFKNRSREPIENPKALRTAGRIVFYRKFFCAECGGVVSRYRHRSTGGREGSNWRCYNSYGSMNVQCHSSSSTRQEYMEFNFMKTLSQISESDEFRLKVEEVIGKLRLSQEERLAEKEIRENIEALNQQLYEAVDGEMAKEGHDTRKIDYLTSEIINLQNELKVFTEREEKADCYKAQLRELLKACKNLKPLNFKEYHNMDVRIEPGDSIYSTTKNAKDKTYIKKDSKDHFREDLFEKYVLKAHLDYEGVILYDFIFEVDYGCGMKYQEYLEAFENAKAEINLEELLISKEAAALKIFCKQPRFPKEMREHLGNLTHISFDKRILKPLVEAGRLKLIRGKRRYDWRYYWQE, encoded by the coding sequence GTGGATGAAAACAGACTGTGGGTCAAAACCCTGTGGGAGCCGCTGGATGAGAAAAGCAAAAGCCCGCTGGAGAGCAAAGAGGAGGGCATAAAGGTAGCAGCCTATTGCAGAGTCAGCAATAGTAAAAACAGTTTCATCTCCCTTCAAAACCAGATCAGCTATTACACCAATCTTATAAGCAGCAAGCCAAACTGGCGGTTAACCGGAATATACGTGGAAAATAAAATATCCGGAGCCACATATGATAAGAGGCCCGGCTTTAAGCGCATGCTACGGCACGCAAAAGAAGGGCGCATAGACTTGATACTGACAAAAAGCGTATCGCGATTTGCCAGGAACTCTAAAGAGCTCATCGAAGTAGTCAATCAGCTAAAAGAAGATAACGTATCGATATTCTTCGAGGCTGAAAATATAGACACTTCATTGAATTACAACTCACTGCTACTGCATACCTACGCGGCGATTGCCCAGGACGAGATAGAGACAAATTCGCAGCTAGTCAGACTTGGAGCTGAAAGGAAGTTTATACAGGGAACACCTGCATTTGGAAATATGTACGGCTATGACAAAGCAGAGCATGAAGGAAAGGAAACATTTAAGATCAACGAGCATGAAGCACAGATTGTCCTCTGGATATTCGAGCAGTTTATTGGAGGAAAAACATACGCCCAGATCAATAGAGAGCTTATTAGCAAAGGCATCGAAACGAAAAAAGGCAACAAAAGCTGGAGCGCCTCCTATGTTAGAAAAATCATCATGGAGATTGCCTATACAGGAAACAAAATCACAAGAAGGCGGACTAAGGACCTGCTTACGGGCAAAGTAAAGCAGACAAAAGATCGGGATCAGTATTACATCATGAACAGCCACCCGGCGATTATTAGTGAAGAGATATTCACTACAGCGCAAAACATTGCAAAAGAAAATGGTTACGGTAAGCAAAAGAGGCATAAAGAGCCTACTCACAGGCCATTTTCAGGGCGATTGACATGCGGGCGCTGCAAGGGGAAATTCCGGGCCGAGTACACATATAACTGGCGCTGCGTTAATGCTTTTCCCAGCGTGGGGCTGTGTGATGCAGCTAAGTTGAAAGACAAGAAGCTATTGCAAATGTCGATAAGAGCCTTCAAAGAGCGGTTTGATTTTAAAGAGCAAGGGGCCATTAAAGAGCTGATTAAAACGCTGCACAAGATCAATCAAAACGACCACTTTGAATTCCACCGGCTTAGATACTTTGCCGAAATAGAAATTGCAAATGGAACAGAGTGCCATGAAAAAGCCTTGGAACTAATAAAAGAGTATGAGGAGTTCGAAAAGAAAGTCTCAAAGATAGAAGATGACCGGGTCTTTAGGGACAAGGCAGTTGCATGGCTAGAGGGAATAGACTCTCTGGAGGAATTTGAATCGACTATCACAGTGGAACTTGCAAGGGCATGGATTGCCAGCATTGAGGTATATTCTGAAGACGCATTCATAGTTATGTGGATAGACGAGAAAGAAACCATCATAGGCCCGAAAAAGATAAAGAGAATAGAAAGACATGTTGAAGAAAAAGAAAAAGCCAGATTTTTAGCAAATGAGAATCTGGAGCACACCGATTTAGGAGAGGAGGTAGATGCCTTGTTAGAAACGCAGATAACAGGTCAATATAAAGAAATGCCCATAGGTAATATAAATGCCAATGTCCTAAAGCGCAAGACAGCGCAGTCTAAAATTGACTTTGAAGCCATAAAACTAGAGCCCGGATTAGGAATTGAGGATGTAAATAGCCTTAAGGAAAATCTGGCTAAAACAAAGGCAGCGAGCTTTATAAAGGAAAACGAGAAAAAGCTCAGAGTCGCATGCTATTGCCGGGTTTCAACTCACATGGATGAGCAAAAGGTTTCACTTCAGACACAGATTGCCTACTATACCTACTTGATACTCAAAAATCCGAAATACAGCTATGTCGGCGCGTTTGTGGATGAAGGCGAATCGGGAACATCGCTCACGCACAGGGACGATTTCAACAGGATGATAAACGAGGCCAAAGCCGGCAAGATCGACTTGATAATTACAAAATCGCTTTCTAGATTTGGTCGCAATATTGTGGATGTGTTGGAGACGATAAAAACGCTCCGGGAACTGCCAAGTCCGGTGCACTGCTACTTCGAGAAGGAAAACATCCATACAGCCGATGATAAGGCCCCTCTTTTGACCTCTCTGATGAGCAGCATCAACCAGAACGAAATTACAGGACTTTCTTCAAGCATTACTTGGGGCATAAGGAAGCTGGCCCAAAGAGGCATTATTCACAGGACAACAGATATTTACGGCTACACCATCGACAAAAAAAGAAACTGGAAAGTCGTTCCTGAGGAGGCGAAGGTTATCCGCTTTATTGCCAAGGAGTTCATAGACGGAAAAAGCATAAAGGACATTATTGTAGGCCTGCATGAAAAAGGGATGAAGAGCCCGAATGGCAATGAATATTGGGACGACACTAAAATAAGGGAAATGCTTAGAAGTGAGAAATATAAAGGTGATTACCTCTTCCAAAAGACGTACACCCCTGATGTGATAGGAAGCAAGCCAAGGAAAAATAACGGGGAGAAAATGCAGTACTACATCGAAAACCACCACCCTGCCATTATAAGCGGCAAGGATTGGGACCTGATTCAGGAATTTTTTAAAAACCGAAGCAGGGAGCCGATCGAAAATCCAAAAGCGCTTAGGACAGCAGGCAGAATAGTATTTTATCGAAAATTCTTTTGCGCTGAGTGCGGAGGCGTTGTTTCAAGATACAGACACAGGTCCACAGGAGGCAGGGAAGGCAGCAATTGGCGATGCTACAATTCCTATGGATCTATGAATGTTCAGTGCCACAGTAGTAGCAGCACCAGGCAGGAATACATGGAGTTCAATTTCATGAAGACCCTGAGTCAAATCAGCGAAAGTGATGAGTTCAGGCTAAAGGTAGAAGAAGTCATTGGCAAGCTCAGGCTAAGTCAAGAGGAGCGCCTTGCTGAAAAAGAAATCAGGGAAAACATAGAAGCCTTAAACCAGCAGCTTTACGAAGCGGTGGATGGTGAAATGGCAAAGGAAGGCCACGACACAAGAAAAATCGACTATTTGACCAGTGAGATAATAAACTTGCAGAATGAACTCAAAGTGTTTACCGAAAGGGAAGAAAAAGCAGACTGCTACAAGGCTCAGTTGCGGGAATTGCTGAAAGCTTGCAAAAACCTTAAGCCATTGAATTTCAAGGAGTATCACAACATGGATGTACGAATAGAGCCAGGAGACAGCATCTACAGTACCACCAAGAATGCAAAAGATAAGACTTACATCAAAAAGGACAGCAAAGACCACTTCCGAGAGGACCTGTTCGAAAAATATGTATTGAAGGCTCACCTTGATTATGAAGGTGTCATTCTGTATGATTTTATATTCGAAGTTGACTATGGCTGCGGCATGAAATACCAAGAGTACCTTGAAGCTTTTGAAAACGCCAAAGCGGAGATAAATCTGGAAGAACTGCTAATTTCAAAAGAAGCAGCTGCATTAAAAATTTTCTGCAAACAGCCAAGATTCCCCAAAGAAATGAGGGAGCACCTTGGAAATTTGACTCATATTTCATTTGATAAGAGGATTTTGAAACCCCTAGTGGAAGCTGGCAGACTCAAGCTTATCAGAGGAAAGAGAAGATACGATTGGCGTTACTACTGGCAAGAATAA
- a CDS encoding recombinase family protein — protein sequence MSANQNQASMSPRVRVIPAQGRTDRNKEHYDGRKKRIAAYARVSTLEEHQSSSYELQVAYYTEYIQKNPAWEFYKVFADEGISGTSIKNRTGFQEMIQAAKDGKIDYIITKSISRFARNTLDCISTVRLLKNLPKPCGVFFEKENIDTLDGKSELLLALLASTAEEESKNISMNTIWGVQKRFSQGHIHCPTVYFMGYDTDEDGNIVINEEQARIVKRIFKEYLEGKGTLSIAKGLMKDGILTARGNAVWTSYSVYLILKNEKYMGHCLAQKTVTIDYLSHKRVINRNHQPQYYIKNCLPAIISEDDWNAVQRELKRRKSMLINPKGKYAMNYSNVSPFSNKLFCGNCGRPVTRRRITSRRKGEKYYYSAWHCKLASQKIKTDEKCGSKYVSEDELEKAIMKMLYDLKENNEDLMQDANQAIYECSLTQVEEERLEELKKQIEAVTDKISELASRESSGSSSIYDATLRHLIYEQEILQMECEGLEKNRQDSIYLKKHLEELLECLDEIEGPAGAFRGDIFKRVVESGTLNENYEIAFKLKCGISRTAFASNRKKINSKK from the coding sequence ATGAGTGCAAATCAAAATCAGGCAAGTATGAGTCCGAGAGTAAGGGTGATCCCTGCTCAAGGAAGAACCGACCGCAACAAGGAACATTACGACGGACGGAAAAAACGAATAGCTGCCTATGCCAGGGTTTCAACACTTGAAGAGCATCAAAGCTCAAGCTACGAACTGCAGGTTGCATACTATACGGAATACATTCAAAAGAATCCGGCCTGGGAGTTCTATAAAGTATTCGCAGATGAGGGAATAAGCGGAACTTCAATAAAGAACAGAACCGGATTTCAGGAAATGATACAAGCTGCAAAAGACGGAAAAATTGATTACATCATTACCAAATCAATCAGCAGATTTGCACGAAACACCTTGGACTGCATTTCAACAGTTCGTTTGCTGAAGAATTTGCCTAAGCCATGTGGCGTGTTCTTTGAAAAGGAAAACATTGACACTTTAGACGGGAAAAGCGAACTGCTATTGGCGCTCCTAGCATCTACAGCTGAAGAGGAGAGCAAAAATATAAGCATGAACACGATCTGGGGAGTCCAGAAAAGATTTTCCCAAGGTCACATACATTGCCCGACTGTATATTTTATGGGCTATGACACTGACGAGGATGGGAATATTGTTATAAATGAGGAGCAAGCCCGAATAGTAAAAAGGATTTTCAAAGAGTACCTCGAGGGCAAAGGTACCTTAAGCATCGCAAAAGGACTTATGAAGGATGGCATCCTAACAGCAAGAGGAAATGCAGTGTGGACATCTTACTCAGTCTATCTAATCCTGAAAAACGAAAAGTACATGGGACACTGCTTGGCACAAAAGACAGTCACCATCGACTATTTGAGCCATAAGCGCGTAATCAATCGAAACCACCAGCCGCAGTACTACATCAAGAACTGCCTGCCGGCTATCATTTCGGAAGATGACTGGAACGCGGTGCAGCGGGAGCTAAAGAGAAGAAAGAGCATGCTCATAAACCCCAAGGGAAAATACGCCATGAACTACAGCAACGTATCGCCCTTTTCCAACAAGCTTTTCTGCGGGAACTGCGGCAGGCCGGTTACGAGAAGAAGGATTACATCCAGAAGAAAGGGAGAGAAATACTATTACTCAGCCTGGCACTGCAAGCTAGCCAGCCAAAAGATTAAAACCGATGAAAAATGCGGCTCCAAATATGTAAGCGAAGACGAGCTTGAAAAGGCGATCATGAAAATGCTTTATGATCTGAAGGAAAATAATGAGGATCTAATGCAAGATGCAAACCAAGCCATCTACGAATGCTCCCTGACCCAGGTGGAGGAAGAAAGGCTGGAAGAGCTTAAAAAGCAAATTGAAGCGGTTACCGACAAAATCAGCGAGCTGGCATCGAGGGAATCATCTGGAAGTAGCTCCATTTACGATGCAACACTAAGGCACCTCATATACGAACAAGAGATATTGCAGATGGAATGCGAAGGCTTGGAGAAAAACAGGCAAGACAGCATCTATCTTAAAAAGCATCTTGAAGAGCTGCTTGAATGCCTGGATGAGATAGAAGGTCCAGCAGGTGCATTCCGGGGCGATATTTTCAAAAGGGTAGTAGAGAGCGGAACGCTTAATGAAAACTATGAGATAGCGTTTAAATTAAAATGCGGAATCAGCAGGACAGCCTTTGCAAGCAATCGCAAGAAAATCAATTCAAAAAAGTAA
- a CDS encoding recombinase family protein translates to MQNGVYSRAIRRDESSRGYEMPVLANHTSLARTFTDAEIDASKPKKLRVAAYCRVSTADEMQQHSLENQTIHYTNSIRTNPDYQFAGVFLDRGKTGTSTVNRYGFNKMIRHALEGKIDLILCKSVSRFSRNVVDTLNIVRLLKENGVRVRFEKEGIDTGSMQNAFMLTLLSAVSEDESRNISENLNWSLAKRFERGEPIFVRMLGYTKKGREKWIVVEEEAKIVREAFEECLKGSSAAKIARMFIEKGYKKANGRTDWSSLAVRDILRNERYVGDVLCQKTYTRDYLSHKRLPNEGQRSKYLLRNNHEAIVSREVFEEVQRIVSIGSEKTKRGEKKTYPLSERVICGECGGNLHRYISRGVVRWRCDNRKKSRLLCEMSGVKEEDIVELASKALCEKYQLNKNGNGTHMIIKLMKELQSAAASIDFEQSRLRLDLERALLEESEAVLSLSDMSTPKEKRIAIEKMISEKEKWWRLLEADELYRKEAIEILESLKSKSQPEKELKECLNDIRFLRAWVVRIKAISPILFSIEWVSGDKTQVRKGEN, encoded by the coding sequence ATGCAAAATGGAGTATATAGCAGAGCAATAAGGCGGGATGAATCTTCAAGAGGCTACGAAATGCCGGTACTTGCAAATCATACATCGCTAGCTCGCACTTTTACAGATGCAGAGATAGATGCTTCTAAGCCCAAGAAGTTGAGAGTTGCAGCATACTGCCGAGTTAGTACAGCCGATGAGATGCAGCAGCATTCTCTTGAAAATCAAACAATTCATTATACAAATTCCATAAGAACAAATCCAGACTATCAGTTTGCCGGAGTATTCTTGGACAGAGGAAAGACAGGAACAAGTACTGTAAACAGATATGGATTTAATAAGATGATACGTCACGCTTTGGAGGGGAAAATCGACCTTATCCTATGTAAATCCGTATCTCGATTTTCAAGAAACGTAGTTGATACTCTCAATATTGTAAGGCTCTTAAAAGAAAATGGAGTAAGAGTAAGATTTGAAAAGGAAGGCATTGATACTGGAAGTATGCAAAATGCTTTCATGTTAACTTTGCTATCAGCCGTCTCAGAAGATGAGAGCCGCAACATTTCTGAAAACTTAAACTGGTCTTTGGCAAAGCGCTTCGAAAGAGGCGAACCAATTTTTGTGAGGATGCTAGGATATACAAAAAAAGGACGTGAAAAATGGATTGTTGTTGAAGAGGAAGCGAAAATCGTAAGGGAGGCCTTTGAAGAATGCCTCAAGGGAAGTTCTGCCGCCAAGATAGCGAGAATGTTCATTGAGAAAGGCTATAAAAAGGCCAATGGTAGAACGGATTGGTCATCATTGGCTGTAAGAGACATTCTAAGGAATGAGAGGTATGTAGGTGATGTGCTTTGCCAGAAGACTTATACAAGGGACTATTTAAGTCACAAGAGGCTGCCGAATGAGGGGCAAAGAAGTAAATACCTATTAAGAAACAATCATGAAGCCATTGTCAGCAGAGAAGTTTTCGAAGAGGTGCAGCGTATTGTGTCAATAGGATCTGAGAAAACGAAAAGAGGAGAAAAAAAGACATATCCCTTATCGGAAAGAGTGATTTGCGGTGAATGCGGAGGGAATCTGCACAGGTATATTTCTAGAGGCGTTGTACGATGGAGGTGCGACAATCGCAAAAAGAGCAGACTTCTCTGCGAGATGAGCGGAGTAAAGGAAGAGGATATTGTAGAACTGGCAAGTAAAGCACTATGTGAAAAATACCAGCTCAATAAAAATGGCAATGGAACGCATATGATCATTAAGCTTATGAAAGAGTTGCAGAGCGCTGCGGCCTCTATAGATTTTGAGCAAAGCAGGCTTAGACTTGACCTTGAACGGGCTTTGCTGGAAGAAAGCGAGGCGGTTTTATCATTGAGTGATATGAGTACGCCAAAAGAGAAGAGAATAGCCATAGAAAAAATGATTTCTGAAAAAGAAAAGTGGTGGAGATTGCTTGAAGCGGATGAATTATATAGAAAAGAGGCAATAGAGATTCTGGAGAGTCTAAAGTCCAAATCGCAACCGGAGAAAGAGCTGAAAGAATGCCTTAATGACATAAGATTTCTTCGAGCATGGGTGGTACGTATAAAAGCGATATCACCCATTTTGTTTTCCATTGAATGGGTGAGCGGTGATAAGACGCAGGTAAGGAAAGGAGAAAACTAA
- a CDS encoding N-acetylmuramoyl-L-alanine amidase family protein produces the protein MYKICLDYGHGGTDPGAMHKGRKESDDNLSMGTAIAKDLRRHGIVVDETRTADVTVELRERSTFSNRGKYDYFISIHRNAFKPEMASGAETFISVNGNQKAKNLAMGIQRALVDAGFADRGFKAAKFHVLRETKAPAVLVEIGFVDNTSDNLIFDGKKEEIARDIAKAILDELGVEYMEEGSALKQALDILVERGLIGTPEYWVEHAKAGKTVNGEYAATLIERMAALLSK, from the coding sequence ATGTATAAGATTTGTCTGGATTACGGGCACGGGGGAACGGATCCCGGAGCCATGCATAAGGGAAGGAAAGAATCGGATGACAACCTTAGTATGGGAACAGCGATTGCAAAAGACCTAAGACGTCATGGGATTGTTGTAGATGAAACAAGAACGGCGGATGTGACAGTGGAATTAAGGGAAAGGAGCACATTTTCAAACAGGGGAAAATATGACTACTTTATCTCGATTCACAGGAATGCATTCAAACCTGAAATGGCCAGCGGGGCTGAAACTTTCATTTCAGTAAATGGCAATCAAAAGGCAAAGAATTTGGCTATGGGAATTCAAAGGGCTCTAGTCGATGCAGGGTTTGCTGACCGCGGATTTAAAGCCGCAAAATTCCATGTGCTAAGAGAAACGAAGGCTCCGGCAGTGCTGGTTGAAATAGGATTTGTAGATAACACGAGTGACAACCTCATATTTGACGGCAAAAAGGAAGAAATCGCAAGAGATATTGCAAAAGCCATACTCGACGAGCTCGGGGTTGAGTATATGGAGGAAGGGTCGGCTTTAAAACAAGCCTTAGATATCTTGGTGGAAAGAGGCCTGATTGGAACACCGGAGTATTGGGTCGAACATGCAAAGGCAGGGAAAACTGTAAACGGAGAGTACGCAGCCACCTTAATTGAGAGAATGGCGGCATTGCTGAGCAAATAA
- a CDS encoding phage holin family protein: MKDISNWGQIACATIGGYIGYFLGGWDGFLYALVAFVVIDYLTGVMVAILEKKLSSRIGARGIFKKVMILSLVAVANIIDEQLIKSGSVVRTAVLFFYISNEGLSIIENAVKIGLPIPEKLKKVFVELREDASDV, encoded by the coding sequence ATGAAAGATATTTCAAACTGGGGTCAAATAGCGTGCGCCACGATTGGCGGCTACATAGGCTATTTTCTAGGTGGCTGGGATGGGTTCCTTTATGCTCTGGTGGCATTTGTGGTTATAGACTACCTAACAGGTGTCATGGTAGCCATCCTGGAGAAGAAACTCTCAAGCAGAATTGGAGCCAGGGGCATTTTTAAGAAAGTGATGATACTTTCCCTGGTGGCGGTGGCGAATATTATCGATGAACAACTTATCAAGTCCGGAAGTGTAGTAAGAACAGCGGTTTTGTTTTTCTATATATCCAATGAGGGCTTAAGCATAATAGAAAATGCCGTGAAAATAGGGCTGCCTATACCAGAAAAGCTAAAGAAGGTATTTGTTGAGTTAAGGGAGGATGCAAGCGATGTATAA